One segment of Streptomyces sp. XD-27 DNA contains the following:
- a CDS encoding ABC transporter ATP-binding protein — protein MIRFEQVSVTYTDAGGPAIQGVDLTVPEGELCLLVGPSGVGKSTLLGAVSGLVPHFTGGTLRGRVTVAGRDTRTHRPRELTDVVGTVGQDPLAHFVTDTVEDELAYGMESLGLPTDTMRRRVEETLDLLGLAELRERPIATLSGGQRQRVAIGSVLTTHPRVLVLDEPTSALDPAAAEEVLAVLQRLVHDLGTTVLMAEHRLERVVQYADRVVLLSGPGEAPVTGEPADLMAVSPVHPPVVALGRLAGWSPLPLSVRDARRKAGPLRERLAAAPAPALTPTAVPAAAPVDATPTAAPAAPPHEPRPRPLAEAVGLSVRRGRVETLHAVDLSVRPGETVALMGRNGAGKSTLLSAFVGLHEPAAGTVRVDGAVPHRTRPAELLHRVGLVPQEPQDLLYADTVAAECAAADQDTGAPAGTCRALVGRLLPHVPDTTHPRDLSEGQRLALALAVVLTARPPLLLLDEPTRGLDYAAKARLAEVLRELAADGHAIVLATHDVELAAELAHRVVILADGEVVADGPTAEVVVSSPAFAPQVAKVLAPLPWLTVPQVRRALETAG, from the coding sequence GTGATCCGTTTCGAGCAGGTGTCCGTCACGTACACCGACGCCGGCGGTCCCGCGATCCAGGGTGTCGATCTGACCGTCCCCGAGGGCGAGCTGTGCCTCCTGGTCGGGCCGTCCGGTGTCGGCAAGTCGACTCTGCTGGGTGCCGTCAGCGGTCTCGTACCGCACTTCACCGGCGGCACGCTGCGCGGCCGGGTCACCGTCGCGGGCCGCGACACCCGTACCCACCGCCCGCGCGAGCTGACCGACGTGGTCGGCACCGTGGGGCAGGATCCGCTCGCGCACTTCGTCACCGACACGGTCGAGGACGAGCTGGCCTACGGCATGGAGTCGCTCGGGTTGCCCACCGACACCATGCGCCGCCGGGTCGAGGAGACCCTGGATCTGCTGGGGCTGGCCGAGTTGCGGGAGCGGCCCATCGCCACGCTCTCCGGCGGCCAGCGGCAGCGGGTCGCCATCGGCTCGGTCCTGACCACGCACCCCCGGGTCCTGGTCCTGGACGAGCCGACGTCGGCGCTGGACCCGGCGGCGGCCGAGGAGGTGCTGGCCGTGCTCCAGCGGCTGGTGCACGACCTGGGGACGACCGTGCTGATGGCCGAGCACCGGCTGGAGCGGGTCGTGCAGTACGCGGACCGGGTGGTTCTGCTGTCCGGCCCCGGCGAGGCCCCGGTGACCGGTGAGCCCGCCGACCTCATGGCGGTCTCCCCCGTCCACCCGCCGGTGGTGGCGCTGGGCCGACTCGCCGGCTGGTCGCCGCTGCCGCTGTCGGTGCGGGACGCGCGCCGCAAGGCGGGCCCGCTGCGGGAGCGGCTCGCGGCAGCCCCAGCCCCAGCCCTGACCCCAACCGCTGTTCCCGCCGCCGCGCCCGTCGACGCCACGCCCACCGCCGCGCCCGCCGCGCCGCCGCACGAGCCGCGGCCCCGGCCGCTGGCCGAGGCGGTCGGCCTGTCGGTGCGGCGCGGCCGCGTCGAGACGCTGCACGCGGTCGACCTGTCCGTACGTCCCGGTGAGACGGTCGCGCTGATGGGCCGTAACGGAGCCGGAAAGTCCACTCTCCTGTCCGCGTTCGTGGGGCTGCACGAACCCGCCGCCGGGACCGTCCGCGTCGACGGCGCCGTCCCGCACCGCACCCGGCCCGCGGAGCTGCTGCACCGCGTGGGGCTGGTGCCCCAGGAGCCACAGGATCTGCTGTACGCGGACACGGTCGCGGCCGAGTGCGCGGCGGCGGACCAGGACACGGGGGCGCCGGCGGGCACCTGCCGGGCGCTGGTGGGGCGGCTGCTGCCGCACGTGCCCGACACCACGCATCCCCGTGACCTGTCGGAGGGGCAGCGGCTGGCGCTGGCGCTCGCGGTGGTCCTCACGGCCCGGCCACCGCTGCTCCTGCTGGACGAGCCGACCCGCGGCCTGGACTACGCGGCGAAGGCGCGGCTGGCCGAGGTGCTGCGCGAGCTCGCGGCGGACGGGCACGCCATCGTGCTGGCCACGCATGACGTGGAGCTGGCGGCCGAGCTGGCCCACCGCGTCGTCATCCTGGCCGACGGCGAGGTGGTGGCGGACGGCCCGACCGCGGAGGTGGTGGTCTCCTCCCCCGCGTTCGCCCCGCAGGTCGCCAAGGTGCTCGCGCCGCTGCCCTGGCTGACGGTGCCGCAGGTGCGGCGGGCGCTGGAGACGGCCGGATGA
- a CDS encoding ECF transporter S component gives MTAARPQPQAPRRATDPASRESGGRGRPVRAVRLGPRSVAALALVSAVGVVAFGWPLLAAPDSSLAHSSDAPWLFAALLPLLLAVVVATIADTGLGPKAVAMLGVLAAAGAALRPLGGGTAGIEPMFFLMVLSGRVLGPGFGFVLGAVSMFASALLTGGVGPWMPFQMLAMGWVAMGAGLLPAPDRLRGRRELVMVAGYGAVASLLYGTVMNLQGWPYIGQLTSSVSFVPGDALHENLARFVAYCLATSLGWDVPRAVVTVVLTLALGGPVLRALRRATRRAAFDASAVFDGPGPAPDRVADGRFELR, from the coding sequence ATGACCGCCGCTCGTCCGCAGCCGCAGGCGCCCCGCCGCGCGACGGACCCCGCGAGCCGCGAGAGCGGGGGCCGTGGTCGGCCGGTGCGCGCCGTCCGCCTCGGCCCCCGCTCGGTCGCCGCCCTCGCCCTGGTCTCCGCGGTCGGCGTCGTCGCCTTCGGGTGGCCGCTGCTGGCCGCGCCCGACTCCTCGCTCGCGCACTCCTCCGACGCGCCATGGCTGTTCGCGGCGCTGCTGCCGCTGCTGCTGGCCGTGGTGGTGGCGACCATCGCCGACACCGGCCTGGGGCCCAAGGCCGTGGCGATGCTGGGTGTGCTGGCCGCGGCGGGCGCGGCGCTGCGGCCGCTGGGCGGCGGCACGGCGGGCATCGAGCCGATGTTCTTCCTGATGGTGCTCTCCGGGCGGGTGCTGGGCCCCGGTTTCGGCTTCGTCCTCGGTGCGGTGTCGATGTTCGCCTCCGCCCTGCTGACGGGCGGGGTGGGCCCGTGGATGCCGTTCCAGATGCTGGCCATGGGCTGGGTCGCGATGGGCGCGGGGCTGCTGCCGGCGCCCGACCGGCTGCGCGGCCGCCGTGAGCTGGTGATGGTGGCGGGGTACGGGGCCGTCGCGTCACTGCTGTACGGCACGGTCATGAACCTGCAAGGGTGGCCGTACATCGGACAGCTGACGTCGAGTGTGTCCTTCGTCCCCGGCGACGCGCTCCATGAGAACCTGGCTCGATTCGTGGCGTACTGCCTGGCCACCTCCCTCGGCTGGGACGTGCCGCGTGCCGTGGTCACCGTCGTGCTGACGCTCGCCCTCGGCGGCCCCGTCCTCAGGGCGCTGCGCCGCGCCACCCGCCGGGCGGCCTTCGACGCCTCCGCGGTCTTCGACGGGCCCGGCCCGGCCCCGGACCGGGTTGCGGACGGCCGGTTCGAGCTGCGCTGA
- a CDS encoding transglycosylase SLT domain-containing protein — protein sequence MSADPLPSRTVPRRKSALLCSVAALSAAGVALSAAPTEAAGLPLGSEAREIARRMIPNRTQFKCFSKLVERESGWRVTVTSPTGAYGLLQALPGSKMASAGADWRTNPATQISWGLEYIKDRYGSPCEAWAFWRSKGWY from the coding sequence GTGTCCGCTGACCCGCTCCCCAGCCGCACCGTGCCCCGCCGGAAGTCCGCACTGCTGTGCTCCGTGGCGGCGCTGAGCGCCGCCGGTGTGGCGCTGTCCGCCGCGCCGACGGAGGCCGCGGGCCTTCCGCTGGGCAGCGAGGCCCGGGAGATCGCGCGGCGGATGATCCCCAACAGGACGCAGTTCAAGTGCTTCAGCAAGCTCGTGGAGCGGGAGAGCGGCTGGCGGGTCACGGTGACCTCGCCCACCGGGGCGTACGGTCTACTCCAGGCGCTGCCGGGCTCGAAGATGGCGTCGGCGGGCGCGGACTGGCGGACCAACCCGGCGACGCAGATCAGCTGGGGTCTGGAGTACATCAAGGACCGGTACGGCAGCCCGTGCGAGGCATGGGCGTTCTGGCGGTCCAAAGGGTGGTACTGA
- a CDS encoding steroid 3-ketoacyl-CoA thiolase, with translation MAAEPVIVEAVRTPIGRRGGALANLHPAYLLGETYREVLARTGIKPDCVEQIVGGTVTHAGEQAMNPARNAWLAMGLPYETAASTVDCQCGSSQQANHMVANMVAGGVIDIGIACGVEAMSRVPLGSGSKHGPGKPWPDEWNVDLPNQFEAAERIARHRGLTRERVDALGLISQERAARAWAEERFKRETFAVQVPTTEDEQLAGQGMWRLVDRDEGLRDTSMEALGGLKPIMPTAVHTAGNSSQISDGACAVMWASKRMARALRLRARARIVAQALVGCDPHYHLDGPIDATQTVLGKAGMTLKDIDLVEINEAFASVVLSWAQFFGQDLEKVNVNGGAIALGHPVGATGARLITTALHELERTDKEFALISMCAGGALATATIIQRL, from the coding sequence ATGGCCGCCGAACCCGTCATCGTCGAAGCGGTACGCACCCCCATCGGCAGGCGCGGAGGCGCGCTCGCCAACCTCCACCCCGCCTATCTGCTCGGCGAGACCTACCGCGAGGTGCTGGCCCGCACCGGCATCAAACCCGACTGCGTGGAGCAGATCGTCGGCGGCACGGTCACGCACGCGGGCGAGCAGGCCATGAACCCCGCCCGCAACGCCTGGCTCGCCATGGGGCTGCCGTACGAGACCGCCGCCTCCACCGTCGACTGCCAGTGCGGCTCCTCGCAGCAGGCCAACCACATGGTCGCCAACATGGTCGCGGGCGGCGTCATCGACATCGGCATCGCCTGCGGCGTCGAGGCGATGTCCCGGGTGCCGCTCGGCAGCGGCTCCAAGCACGGCCCCGGCAAGCCGTGGCCGGACGAGTGGAACGTGGACCTGCCCAACCAGTTCGAGGCCGCCGAGCGGATCGCCCGCCACCGCGGCCTGACCCGCGAACGCGTCGACGCGCTCGGCCTGATATCCCAGGAGCGCGCCGCCCGGGCCTGGGCGGAGGAGCGGTTCAAGCGCGAGACCTTCGCGGTGCAGGTGCCCACCACCGAGGACGAGCAGCTCGCGGGCCAGGGCATGTGGCGGCTCGTCGACCGCGACGAGGGGCTGCGCGACACGAGCATGGAGGCGCTCGGCGGACTCAAGCCGATCATGCCGACCGCGGTGCACACCGCCGGCAACTCCTCCCAGATATCCGACGGCGCGTGCGCGGTGATGTGGGCATCCAAGCGGATGGCGCGCGCGCTCAGGCTCAGGGCGCGGGCCCGGATCGTCGCCCAGGCGCTGGTCGGCTGCGACCCGCACTACCACCTGGACGGGCCGATCGACGCGACGCAGACGGTCCTCGGCAAGGCCGGGATGACGCTCAAGGACATCGACCTGGTCGAGATCAACGAGGCGTTCGCGTCGGTGGTGCTGTCCTGGGCGCAGTTCTTCGGCCAGGACCTGGAGAAGGTCAACGTCAACGGCGGCGCCATCGCGCTGGGTCATCCCGTCGGCGCCACCGGGGCCCGCCTGATCACCACGGCCCTGCACGAACTGGAGCGTACGGACAAGGAGTTCGCGCTGATCAGCATGTGCGCGGGCGGCGCGCTGGCGACGGCGACGATCATCCAGCGCCTGTAG
- a CDS encoding cytochrome P450 has translation MPCPAMPDGFDFTDPDLYRQRVPLPEFARLRRTAPVWWNAQRHGAAGFDDDGYWAVTRHADVKEVSTHPELYSSHLNTAIIRFNEHIQREQIDVQKLIMLNMDPPEHTRVRQIVQRGFTPRAIRALEEALRDRAARIVAGAREGGTGDFVTDIACELPLQAIAELIGVPQRDRARIFDWSNKMVAYDDPELAVTEEIGTQSAAELISYAMNLATDRKACPARDIVSALVAAEDEGNLGADEFGFFVLLLAVAGNETTRNAISHGMHAFLTHPEQWERFKSERPATAADEIVRWATPVVSFQRTATRDTELGGQLIRKGRRVGLFYASANNDPEVFARPEVFDIGRDPNPHLGFGGGGPHFCLGKSLAELEIRLIFNAIADELPDIRLTGQPRRLRSAWLNGIKEMRVSYT, from the coding sequence ATGCCCTGCCCCGCGATGCCGGACGGCTTCGACTTCACCGACCCCGACCTGTACCGGCAGCGGGTGCCGCTCCCGGAGTTCGCCCGGCTGCGGCGGACCGCGCCGGTGTGGTGGAACGCGCAGCGGCACGGGGCGGCGGGCTTCGACGACGACGGCTACTGGGCCGTCACCCGCCACGCGGACGTCAAGGAGGTCTCCACCCACCCGGAGCTGTACTCCTCGCACCTCAACACCGCGATCATCCGCTTCAACGAGCACATCCAGCGCGAGCAGATCGACGTCCAGAAGCTGATCATGCTGAACATGGACCCGCCCGAGCACACCCGGGTCCGCCAGATCGTGCAGCGCGGCTTCACCCCGCGCGCCATCCGGGCCCTGGAGGAGGCGCTGCGCGACCGCGCCGCCCGCATCGTGGCCGGGGCCCGCGAGGGCGGCACCGGGGACTTCGTCACCGACATCGCGTGCGAGCTGCCGCTCCAGGCCATCGCCGAGCTGATCGGCGTCCCGCAGCGCGACCGCGCGAGGATCTTCGACTGGTCCAACAAGATGGTCGCGTACGACGATCCCGAGCTGGCCGTCACCGAGGAGATCGGCACCCAATCGGCCGCGGAACTCATCTCGTACGCCATGAACCTGGCCACCGACCGCAAGGCATGCCCGGCCCGGGACATCGTCAGCGCGCTGGTCGCCGCCGAGGACGAAGGCAACCTGGGGGCCGACGAGTTCGGGTTCTTCGTGCTGCTGCTGGCGGTCGCGGGCAACGAGACCACGCGCAACGCCATCAGCCACGGCATGCACGCCTTCCTCACCCACCCCGAGCAGTGGGAGCGATTCAAGAGCGAGCGCCCGGCCACGGCCGCCGACGAGATCGTGCGGTGGGCGACCCCGGTGGTCTCGTTCCAGCGCACCGCCACCCGGGACACCGAGCTGGGCGGTCAGCTCATCAGGAAGGGCCGGCGAGTCGGCCTGTTCTACGCGTCCGCCAACAACGACCCGGAGGTCTTCGCGCGCCCCGAGGTCTTCGACATCGGCCGGGACCCGAACCCGCATCTGGGCTTCGGCGGCGGCGGTCCGCACTTCTGCCTCGGCAAGAGCCTGGCCGAGCTCGAGATCCGACTGATCTTCAACGCCATCGCGGACGAACTGCCCGACATCCGGCTGACGGGGCAGCCGCGGCGGTTGCGTTCGGCGTGGCTGAACGGCATCAAGGAGATGCGGGTCAGCTACACCTGA
- a CDS encoding DUF6230 family protein — protein sequence MRDGQGLHVTGRVRWRRFAALSVPGFAATVALAVALANGAIAASFAVSGQQFKVSADELQGEGFAQYGSVDTNARGDILPVAVTAIRKAKIDNLCQSVVTHLPIIGDISLKLSAGGGGKPVEARDLYMDATQMSGDAGFNNIEIGRDASTLDKGPDGAQGLQDLFAQQADDISMSKLRTVAWATTAGTFKLNGLSMKISKGKKECF from the coding sequence ATGAGAGACGGTCAAGGATTACATGTCACAGGACGGGTCAGGTGGCGGCGATTCGCCGCGCTCTCCGTCCCCGGGTTCGCCGCGACCGTCGCCCTGGCCGTCGCCCTGGCCAACGGCGCCATCGCCGCGTCCTTCGCCGTGTCGGGCCAGCAGTTCAAGGTCTCGGCCGACGAGCTGCAAGGCGAGGGCTTCGCCCAGTACGGCAGCGTCGACACCAACGCCCGCGGCGACATCCTGCCGGTCGCCGTGACCGCGATCAGAAAGGCGAAGATCGACAACCTCTGCCAGTCGGTCGTCACCCACCTGCCGATCATCGGAGACATCTCGCTCAAGCTGTCCGCGGGCGGCGGCGGCAAGCCCGTCGAGGCCAGGGACCTGTACATGGACGCCACCCAGATGTCCGGCGACGCGGGCTTCAACAACATCGAGATCGGCCGGGACGCCTCCACGCTCGACAAGGGCCCCGACGGCGCGCAGGGCCTCCAGGACCTGTTCGCGCAGCAGGCCGACGACATCAGTATGTCGAAGCTCCGTACGGTCGCCTGGGCCACCACCGCCGGGACCTTCAAGCTCAACGGGCTGAGCATGAAGATCAGCAAGGGCAAGAAGGAATGCTTCTGA
- a CDS encoding DUF6114 domain-containing protein, which produces MLPRWRRWRRGRPFWGGLVTAAAGAEIAAIPLAPMKVMVLQGVTGVVSVLLGLVLVLMGLSAWFAPHYRGLAGVLAVMVAAAALVLSNLGGFFLGTVLGVIGGSLVFGWQPLEATPLTHDN; this is translated from the coding sequence GTGCTTCCCAGGTGGCGCCGATGGCGCAGGGGCCGGCCCTTCTGGGGCGGCCTGGTCACCGCCGCCGCGGGCGCGGAGATCGCCGCCATCCCGCTCGCACCGATGAAGGTGATGGTCCTGCAGGGCGTCACCGGGGTCGTGTCGGTGCTCCTGGGCCTCGTCCTGGTCCTGATGGGGCTGAGCGCCTGGTTCGCGCCCCACTACCGGGGACTCGCGGGGGTGCTGGCCGTCATGGTCGCCGCGGCCGCCCTCGTCCTGTCCAACCTCGGCGGTTTCTTCCTGGGAACCGTCCTGGGAGTCATCGGCGGCAGCCTCGTCTTCGGCTGGCAGCCGCTGGAAGCGACCCCGCTCACGCACGACAACTGA
- a CDS encoding AraC family transcriptional regulator codes for MSNEDLPAQERFPFWADLLSRELAPLTLSSTNAAVDFSARASVLDLGSVRVAAFNSPPAHLKRTWADIRRADPGTYQLTFVSGTPLWISQRRQDSGLVYGDMVLWDVSHPFEGAVPDQGRNIQSLILQLPREELPLPPARIHRLLARPLSARTGMGAILARFMTSLDAYGPDCDPRDLNRLGAMALDLAGACLAQHLGAYDDLPTETRQQALLARVNAFIDHNLGDPDLGPADIAAHHHISVRSLHTLFRQQGETVAASIRRRRLERCHADLTDPRLRRRPISAIAAHWGTCARRTSAGRSAPCTAWRPENSGRRRCAVCRIRNRPR; via the coding sequence GTGTCGAACGAGGATCTGCCCGCGCAGGAGCGGTTTCCCTTCTGGGCCGACCTGCTCTCCCGCGAGCTGGCCCCTCTCACGTTGAGCAGCACGAACGCCGCCGTCGACTTCTCCGCGAGGGCCTCCGTACTGGATCTCGGCTCCGTACGGGTGGCCGCGTTCAACAGCCCGCCCGCGCACCTGAAACGCACCTGGGCGGACATCCGGCGGGCCGACCCGGGCACGTACCAGCTGACCTTCGTCTCCGGCACCCCTCTGTGGATCAGCCAGCGGCGCCAGGACTCCGGGCTGGTGTACGGCGACATGGTGCTCTGGGACGTCTCGCACCCGTTCGAGGGCGCAGTGCCCGACCAGGGCCGTAACATCCAGTCACTCATCCTGCAACTGCCGCGCGAGGAACTGCCGCTGCCACCGGCCAGGATCCACCGGCTCCTCGCCCGGCCCCTGTCGGCCCGCACCGGCATGGGAGCGATCCTCGCCCGGTTCATGACCAGTCTGGACGCCTACGGTCCCGACTGCGACCCGCGCGATCTGAACCGATTAGGGGCGATGGCGCTCGACCTGGCGGGCGCCTGCCTGGCCCAGCACCTCGGAGCCTACGATGACCTTCCGACCGAGACCCGCCAGCAGGCCCTGCTGGCCCGCGTCAACGCCTTCATCGACCACAACCTCGGTGATCCGGACCTGGGGCCGGCGGACATCGCGGCACACCACCACATCTCCGTGCGCTCCCTGCACACGCTCTTCCGGCAGCAGGGGGAGACCGTGGCGGCCTCGATACGCCGACGCCGCCTGGAACGCTGCCACGCCGACCTCACCGACCCCCGGCTACGACGGCGGCCGATCAGCGCCATCGCCGCCCACTGGGGTACCTGCGCCCGGCGGACTTCAGCCGGGCGTTCCGCGCCGTGTACGGCGTGGCGCCCAGAGAACTCCGGCAGACGGCGCTGCGCAGTCTGTCGGATACGCAACAGGCCGCGCTGA
- a CDS encoding superoxide dismutase family protein: MTVLAVSMASVSAVSGAQCPVAFVHERYATVAEGAHEAVTYDAAAVPAGSAVTVLEHPVPGGGTRIVLRVHGVEAHRTFGAHVHTKACGAQPADSGPHYQNVPDPVQPSTDPAYANARNEVWLDLTTDARGNGRAEAVVDWRFRDQGARSVVVHEHATETHEGHAGTAGARLACVNVPFA; this comes from the coding sequence ATGACAGTCCTGGCCGTGTCGATGGCCTCGGTATCGGCCGTGAGCGGGGCGCAGTGCCCCGTGGCGTTCGTACACGAGCGGTATGCGACGGTGGCCGAAGGCGCTCACGAGGCGGTGACCTACGACGCCGCGGCGGTCCCGGCGGGCAGCGCGGTCACGGTCCTGGAGCACCCGGTCCCGGGCGGCGGTACGCGCATCGTGCTGCGGGTGCACGGCGTCGAGGCGCACCGTACGTTCGGGGCCCATGTGCACACCAAGGCGTGCGGTGCCCAGCCCGCCGACTCCGGGCCTCATTACCAGAACGTGCCGGACCCCGTGCAGCCGTCGACCGACCCCGCGTACGCCAACGCGCGCAACGAGGTCTGGCTGGACCTGACCACCGACGCGCGCGGCAACGGGCGCGCCGAGGCCGTCGTGGACTGGCGCTTCCGGGACCAGGGGGCGCGTTCCGTGGTGGTCCACGAGCACGCCACCGAGACGCACGAGGGCCACGCGGGCACCGCGGGCGCCCGCCTGGCCTGCGTCAACGTGCCGTTCGCCTGA
- a CDS encoding bifunctional glycosyltransferase 87/phosphatase PAP2 family protein: MTEAVDERVGEQQGVADVERSGLGSTPDSGSEPGAAGSRLSRSGIALGALWLLAAVLGVRQAAAVLRLPPGERLTDLETWLGENGVLHVKGSLYDGDGAFTGTPFAGLALKPLTRAAEQSLGVAWTFGTLLLVVALGLVVARTLPSPVSRNTKLLAAPVALCLMALSLPVRNTFTLGQTSIIPVLLILLTLLPRTSQRQAGVLTGLAAALQPALLLFTVVQWLTGRRRATAFAGGTFALCTVLAWAVMPRDSQTYWLHHIGGAGLGGSADGLANQSLHGLLLRIGLSGPVELSLLAVLAVAVAVVGLRRAVYYAKDGQLLLAAAITGCVALAVSPTSWQYQQLWILLAVVGRVGKRSSDRLVWPVLVVLVMTLNRTALMPDIDFLGHIAYNAPLLAALAAALVVPFLTRTSPLWDKPVQTPYADRAESRFRHVPLLRFYRRPLTRPNLMLELMLIRIGYFGYSYVRAHAPDERSLAEGHGRQILDLEGWLHIDCEHWFNHIVADTPWLKDSMGFYYSSLHFFVPITLLAWLYVTRPAAYRWARTPLAFATLLALIGFWLYPLAPPRLMPGLGYVDTAHGPQDLENPDFGALTKLSNQYAAMPSLHVGWSLWCGVIIALVAPKMWIKILGLMYPVLTTAVIVGTANHYVLDAVGGAVVVAAGFALQYALTGAGKVPPPEVAATGGGAAASLERLRTRLAARAGREATAEAGEPTSAKPAVAGKPTAAAGAAENGGELGGEEERSASATADVAR; the protein is encoded by the coding sequence ATGACGGAAGCGGTGGACGAGCGAGTGGGGGAGCAGCAAGGCGTGGCGGACGTGGAGCGGAGCGGACTGGGGAGCACCCCGGACTCGGGGTCGGAACCCGGTGCCGCCGGGTCACGGCTGTCACGCAGTGGCATCGCGCTCGGGGCCCTGTGGCTTCTCGCCGCGGTGCTGGGCGTGCGTCAGGCCGCGGCGGTGCTGCGGCTGCCACCCGGCGAGCGGCTCACCGACCTGGAGACCTGGCTCGGTGAGAACGGCGTCCTGCACGTCAAGGGATCGCTGTACGACGGCGACGGCGCGTTCACCGGCACGCCCTTCGCGGGGCTGGCCCTCAAGCCGCTGACCCGCGCCGCCGAGCAGAGCCTCGGCGTCGCCTGGACGTTCGGCACCCTGCTGCTGGTCGTCGCCCTCGGCCTCGTCGTGGCCCGTACGCTGCCGTCGCCGGTCTCGCGGAACACCAAGCTGCTCGCCGCGCCCGTGGCCCTCTGCCTGATGGCGCTCTCGCTGCCGGTGCGCAACACCTTCACGCTCGGTCAGACCAGCATCATCCCGGTGCTGCTGATCCTGCTCACGCTGCTGCCCCGGACCTCCCAGCGGCAGGCCGGCGTCCTCACCGGCCTGGCCGCGGCGCTCCAGCCCGCCCTGCTGCTCTTCACGGTCGTCCAGTGGCTGACCGGGCGGCGCCGGGCCACCGCGTTCGCGGGCGGCACCTTCGCCCTGTGCACGGTCCTGGCCTGGGCCGTGATGCCCCGCGACTCGCAGACGTACTGGCTGCACCACATCGGCGGCGCCGGGCTCGGCGGGTCCGCCGACGGCCTGGCCAACCAGTCCCTGCACGGCCTGCTGTTGCGCATCGGGCTGTCCGGCCCTGTCGAGCTGTCGCTGCTCGCCGTACTGGCGGTGGCGGTGGCCGTCGTCGGACTGCGGCGCGCCGTGTACTACGCCAAGGACGGCCAGTTGCTGCTCGCCGCCGCGATCACCGGCTGTGTCGCCCTGGCCGTCTCGCCCACCTCGTGGCAGTACCAGCAGCTGTGGATCCTCCTCGCCGTCGTCGGCCGAGTGGGCAAGCGCAGCTCCGACCGGCTGGTGTGGCCGGTGCTCGTGGTGCTCGTGATGACGCTGAACCGCACCGCGCTGATGCCCGACATCGACTTCCTCGGCCACATCGCGTACAACGCCCCGCTGCTCGCCGCCCTGGCCGCCGCGCTCGTGGTGCCGTTCCTGACCCGTACCTCCCCGCTGTGGGACAAGCCGGTGCAGACCCCGTACGCGGACCGCGCGGAGAGCCGGTTCCGGCACGTCCCGCTGCTGCGCTTCTACCGGCGCCCGCTGACCCGGCCGAACCTGATGCTGGAGCTGATGCTCATCCGCATCGGCTACTTCGGGTACTCCTACGTCCGGGCCCACGCCCCGGACGAGCGGAGCCTCGCCGAGGGGCACGGCCGCCAGATCCTCGACCTGGAGGGCTGGCTGCACATCGACTGCGAGCACTGGTTCAACCACATCGTGGCGGACACGCCGTGGCTCAAGGACAGCATGGGGTTCTACTACTCCTCGCTGCACTTCTTCGTCCCCATCACACTGCTGGCGTGGCTGTACGTGACCCGACCCGCGGCCTACCGGTGGGCGCGCACCCCGCTGGCGTTCGCCACGCTGCTCGCGCTGATCGGCTTCTGGCTGTACCCGCTCGCCCCGCCGCGCCTGATGCCTGGCCTCGGCTACGTCGACACCGCGCACGGCCCGCAGGACCTGGAGAACCCGGACTTCGGCGCGCTGACCAAGTTGTCCAACCAGTACGCGGCGATGCCGTCGCTGCACGTGGGCTGGTCGCTGTGGTGCGGTGTCATCATCGCCCTCGTCGCGCCGAAGATGTGGATCAAGATCCTCGGCCTGATGTACCCGGTGCTGACCACCGCCGTGATCGTCGGCACGGCCAACCACTACGTGCTGGACGCGGTCGGCGGCGCGGTGGTCGTGGCGGCCGGGTTCGCCCTCCAGTACGCGCTGACCGGCGCCGGGAAGGTGCCGCCGCCCGAGGTCGCCGCCACGGGCGGTGGTGCGGCGGCCTCGCTGGAGCGACTGCGAACGCGCCTTGCGGCGCGGGCGGGTCGGGAGGCGACGGCGGAGGCCGGGGAGCCGACTTCGGCGAAGCCGGCGGTGGCCGGGAAGCCCACGGCGGCTGCCGGCGCGGCCGAGAACGGGGGAGAGCTGGGCGGCGAGGAGGAGCGGTCGGCTTCCGCGACGGCGGACGTCGCGCGGTAG
- a CDS encoding antibiotic biosynthesis monooxygenase: protein MSIVKINVLTVPAEQREVLEQRFAARAGAVENSDGFEWFELLRPVEGTDQYLVYTRWRSEEDFQAWMEGPMKAAHQGGGESAPKQRPAASGSTLWSFEVVQQAAPRQP from the coding sequence ATGAGCATCGTGAAGATCAATGTGCTGACCGTGCCCGCCGAGCAACGCGAGGTCCTGGAGCAGCGGTTCGCCGCCCGCGCCGGTGCGGTGGAGAACTCCGACGGCTTCGAGTGGTTCGAACTGCTGCGGCCGGTCGAGGGCACCGACCAGTACCTGGTGTACACGCGCTGGCGCAGCGAGGAGGACTTCCAGGCGTGGATGGAGGGCCCGATGAAGGCGGCCCACCAGGGCGGCGGGGAGAGCGCGCCGAAGCAGCGGCCGGCGGCGTCCGGATCCACCCTGTGGTCGTTCGAGGTGGTGCAGCAGGCCGCGCCCAGGCAGCCGTGA